Proteins encoded in a region of the Elaeis guineensis isolate ETL-2024a chromosome 7, EG11, whole genome shotgun sequence genome:
- the LOC105048172 gene encoding transcription factor GTE4-like isoform X2 — MASGPLVGGGTGGDGSREKQRWTESNKVYTRKSHNKNPKPASNPHPPPSSDQTPTAATAADDAASSPLHPPPPQPPAPSSVASDDDASSLNRPQPPDAAQRSQPNGHSRSVTISLASRSRQEIRELRRKLTAELEQVRALSRKIEAREVQIAAAAAAASSAPAAGYTHSQLSVTDPNTPVSTKTPVSAPFRRQPTVSVATENNPSEGLEKEKRTPKANQYYRNSDFVLGKEKFPPPEPHGHKKSKVNGSKKHSLGELDHAGEKKLYAQAFKSCAALLSKLMKHKHGWVFNSPVDVKALGLHDYFSIIKHPMDLGTVKSRLSKNWYKSPREFAEDVRLTFRNAMIYNPEGQDVHIMAKQLSQMFEERWPAIEAEFAYHSHTPAPKKPLPLDMRTLERSDSTIYPMAVDSKTKPVNYAPHIGRPQALKKPKAKDPHKRDMTFEEKQRLSNNLQNLPPEKLENIVQIIKKRNSSVYQHDDEIEVDIDSVDVETLWELDRFVTNYKKSLSKNKRKAELAVLARQEAERNAREMVHERAQKPIPVEMPNEMADEKYVASSSPAAEETKGDNASRSSSSSSSSSDSGSSSTDSDSDSSSAYGSDVARSPRT, encoded by the exons ATGGCATCGGGGCCTCTGGTAGGGGGCGGCACCGGCGGTGACGGCTCGCGGGAGAAGCAGCGGTGGACGGAGAGCAACAAGGTCTACACCCGGAAATCCCACAACAAGAACCCCAAGCCCGCCTCCAACCCCCATCCCCCTCCCTCCTCCGATCAAACCCCCACCGCCGCCACAGCCGCCGACGACGCCGCCAGCTCCCCTCTCCACCCGCCCCCGCCGCAGCCCCCCGCCCCCTCCTCCGTTGCCTCCGACGATGACGCCTCCAGTCTCAACCGCCCTCAGCCTCCTGATGCAGCTCAGCGGAGCCAGCCCAACGGCCACAGCCGCAGCGTCACCATCAGCCTCGCCTCCCGGTCGAGGCAGGAGATCCGGGAGCTCCGCCGCAAGCTCACTGCCGAGCTCGAGCAGGTCCGTGCGCTCTCCCGGAAGATTGAGGCCCGAGAGGTCCAGATCGCAGCCGCCGCGGCCGCCGCTTCCTCCGCTCCGGCTGCCGGGTACACCCACTCCCAGCTTTCCGTGACCGACCCTAACACCCCTGTTTCTACCAAGACCCCCGTTTCGGCCCCATTCCGCCGCCAGCCCACTGTTTCTGTTGCCACCGAGAACAACCCTAGCGAGGGCTTGGAGAAGGAGAAGCGGACGCCCAAGGCCAACCAGTACTACCGGAACTCTGACTTTGTCCTCGGGAAGGAGAAATTTCCACCCCCTGAGCCTCATGGCCACAAGAAATCCAAGGTTAATGGCAGCAAGAAGCATAGTTTAGGGGAGCTGGACCATGCTGGGGAAAAGAAGCTTTATGCCCAGGCTTTCAAGAGCTGTGCTGCGCTGCTCTCCAAGCTGATGAAGCATAAGCATGGGTGGGTCTTCAATAGCCCAGTTGACGTGAAGGCCCTCGGCCTCCATGACTACTTCAGCATCATCAAACACCCGATGGACCTCGGCACCGTAAAGTCCCGGCTCAGCAAGAACTGGTACAAGTCCCCCCGGGAGTTTGCGGAGGATGTGAGACTCACCTTTCGCAATGCTATGATTTACAATCCCGAGGGGCAGGATGTTCACATCATGGCCAAGCAGCTGTCCCAGATGTTTGAGGAGCGGTGGCCTGCCATTGAGGCCGAGTTTGCCTACCATTCCCACACACCTGCGCCCAAGAAGCCTCTGCCACTTGATATGAGGACTTTGGAGAGGTCAGATTCCACCATTTATCCTATGGCAGTAGATTCGAAGACGAAGCCAGTGAATTATGCCCCACATATTGGCCGGCCACAGGCCCTGAAGAAGCCGAAGGCCAAGGATCCACACAAGAGGGATATGACATTTGAGGAGAAGCAGAGGCTGAGCAATAACCTACAGAATCTgccaccagagaagctggagaaCATAGTGCAGATCATTAAGAAGAGGAATTCATCTGTCTACCAGCATGATGATGAAATCGAAGTGGATATAGATAGCGTGGATGTGGAGACACTCTGGGAGCTTGACAGATTTGTGACCAATTACAAAAAGAGTCTGAGCAAGAACAAGAGGAAGGCAGAGCTTGCTGTTCTAGCCAGGCAAGAGGCTGAGCGTAATGCCAGGGAAATGGTGCATGAAAGG GCTCAAAAGCCTATTCCCGTGGAAATGCCCAATGAAA TGGCGGATGAGAAGTATGTAGCTTCTTCATCACCAGCTGCTGAAGAAACAAAAGGGGATAACGCCAGTAGATCAAGTAGTTCAAGCAGCTCTAGCAGTGATTCAGGATCCTCATCCACTG ATTCCGACAGTGATAGTTCATCTGCATATGGATCAGATGTGGCACGTTCACCTAGAACATGA
- the LOC105048172 gene encoding transcription factor GTE4-like isoform X1, with the protein MASGPLVGGGTGGDGSREKQRWTESNKVYTRKSHNKNPKPASNPHPPPSSDQTPTAATAADDAASSPLHPPPPQPPAPSSVASDDDASSLNRPQPPDAAQRSQPNGHSRSVTISLASRSRQEIRELRRKLTAELEQVRALSRKIEAREVQIAAAAAAASSAPAAGYTHSQLSVTDPNTPVSTKTPVSAPFRRQPTVSVATENNPSEGLEKEKRTPKANQYYRNSDFVLGKEKFPPPEPHGHKKSKVNGSKKHSLGELDHAGEKKLYAQAFKSCAALLSKLMKHKHGWVFNSPVDVKALGLHDYFSIIKHPMDLGTVKSRLSKNWYKSPREFAEDVRLTFRNAMIYNPEGQDVHIMAKQLSQMFEERWPAIEAEFAYHSHTPAPKKPLPLDMRTLERSDSTIYPMAVDSKTKPVNYAPHIGRPQALKKPKAKDPHKRDMTFEEKQRLSNNLQNLPPEKLENIVQIIKKRNSSVYQHDDEIEVDIDSVDVETLWELDRFVTNYKKSLSKNKRKAELAVLARQEAERNAREMVHERAQKPIPVEMPNESKTVADEKYVASSSPAAEETKGDNASRSSSSSSSSSDSGSSSTDSDSDSSSAYGSDVARSPRT; encoded by the exons ATGGCATCGGGGCCTCTGGTAGGGGGCGGCACCGGCGGTGACGGCTCGCGGGAGAAGCAGCGGTGGACGGAGAGCAACAAGGTCTACACCCGGAAATCCCACAACAAGAACCCCAAGCCCGCCTCCAACCCCCATCCCCCTCCCTCCTCCGATCAAACCCCCACCGCCGCCACAGCCGCCGACGACGCCGCCAGCTCCCCTCTCCACCCGCCCCCGCCGCAGCCCCCCGCCCCCTCCTCCGTTGCCTCCGACGATGACGCCTCCAGTCTCAACCGCCCTCAGCCTCCTGATGCAGCTCAGCGGAGCCAGCCCAACGGCCACAGCCGCAGCGTCACCATCAGCCTCGCCTCCCGGTCGAGGCAGGAGATCCGGGAGCTCCGCCGCAAGCTCACTGCCGAGCTCGAGCAGGTCCGTGCGCTCTCCCGGAAGATTGAGGCCCGAGAGGTCCAGATCGCAGCCGCCGCGGCCGCCGCTTCCTCCGCTCCGGCTGCCGGGTACACCCACTCCCAGCTTTCCGTGACCGACCCTAACACCCCTGTTTCTACCAAGACCCCCGTTTCGGCCCCATTCCGCCGCCAGCCCACTGTTTCTGTTGCCACCGAGAACAACCCTAGCGAGGGCTTGGAGAAGGAGAAGCGGACGCCCAAGGCCAACCAGTACTACCGGAACTCTGACTTTGTCCTCGGGAAGGAGAAATTTCCACCCCCTGAGCCTCATGGCCACAAGAAATCCAAGGTTAATGGCAGCAAGAAGCATAGTTTAGGGGAGCTGGACCATGCTGGGGAAAAGAAGCTTTATGCCCAGGCTTTCAAGAGCTGTGCTGCGCTGCTCTCCAAGCTGATGAAGCATAAGCATGGGTGGGTCTTCAATAGCCCAGTTGACGTGAAGGCCCTCGGCCTCCATGACTACTTCAGCATCATCAAACACCCGATGGACCTCGGCACCGTAAAGTCCCGGCTCAGCAAGAACTGGTACAAGTCCCCCCGGGAGTTTGCGGAGGATGTGAGACTCACCTTTCGCAATGCTATGATTTACAATCCCGAGGGGCAGGATGTTCACATCATGGCCAAGCAGCTGTCCCAGATGTTTGAGGAGCGGTGGCCTGCCATTGAGGCCGAGTTTGCCTACCATTCCCACACACCTGCGCCCAAGAAGCCTCTGCCACTTGATATGAGGACTTTGGAGAGGTCAGATTCCACCATTTATCCTATGGCAGTAGATTCGAAGACGAAGCCAGTGAATTATGCCCCACATATTGGCCGGCCACAGGCCCTGAAGAAGCCGAAGGCCAAGGATCCACACAAGAGGGATATGACATTTGAGGAGAAGCAGAGGCTGAGCAATAACCTACAGAATCTgccaccagagaagctggagaaCATAGTGCAGATCATTAAGAAGAGGAATTCATCTGTCTACCAGCATGATGATGAAATCGAAGTGGATATAGATAGCGTGGATGTGGAGACACTCTGGGAGCTTGACAGATTTGTGACCAATTACAAAAAGAGTCTGAGCAAGAACAAGAGGAAGGCAGAGCTTGCTGTTCTAGCCAGGCAAGAGGCTGAGCGTAATGCCAGGGAAATGGTGCATGAAAGG GCTCAAAAGCCTATTCCCGTGGAAATGCCCAATGAAAGTAAGACAG TGGCGGATGAGAAGTATGTAGCTTCTTCATCACCAGCTGCTGAAGAAACAAAAGGGGATAACGCCAGTAGATCAAGTAGTTCAAGCAGCTCTAGCAGTGATTCAGGATCCTCATCCACTG ATTCCGACAGTGATAGTTCATCTGCATATGGATCAGATGTGGCACGTTCACCTAGAACATGA